The following are encoded together in the bacterium genome:
- a CDS encoding lipoate--protein ligase family protein, producing the protein LLFDPDLDLMERLLPHPPREPGYRRGRPHRAFLGRIGLPPDGDPGAFARRLERTLSSSLPRL; encoded by the coding sequence GCTGCTGTTCGACCCCGACCTCGACCTCATGGAACGCCTGCTGCCGCACCCGCCGCGCGAGCCCGGCTACCGCCGGGGCCGCCCCCACCGCGCCTTCCTGGGCCGGATCGGCTTGCCGCCCGACGGCGATCCCGGGGCCTTCGCCAGACGGCTCGAACGCACGCTGTCATCGTCTCTTCCTCGACTTTGA